In Mycolicibacterium phocaicum, one DNA window encodes the following:
- a CDS encoding phosphotransferase, whose amino-acid sequence MVAVNDTAVRLAGGWGGTVLRTGGTVRRSTGHWTPAVHELLKHLESVGFEGAPRVFGVDSDGHEVLTFIDGPTAASAQGWPAWLRFEANLVRVARLLRQFHDAVESFRPGPELQWRNGSRGLGDGEIIGHNDVSLANLVADSTGRIHSLIDWDHAGPTTRRRELAYAAWHVVGLHARDHARARGWSKAPDVVRRLHMFLDAYGLDDREGFVDDIIDRIGAAVRSCRAAVDAGDGGARPFVALLEGDLEFVRRHREALDQPNRALRTQSEFQI is encoded by the coding sequence ATGGTTGCAGTCAACGACACCGCAGTGCGCCTGGCCGGCGGCTGGGGCGGCACTGTCCTTCGCACCGGTGGAACGGTCCGCCGTTCGACCGGGCACTGGACGCCGGCCGTGCACGAACTCCTCAAGCACCTCGAGTCGGTCGGCTTCGAGGGTGCGCCCCGGGTGTTCGGCGTCGATTCCGACGGCCATGAGGTGCTCACCTTCATCGACGGACCAACGGCCGCCAGTGCCCAGGGCTGGCCCGCGTGGTTGCGCTTCGAGGCGAACCTGGTGCGGGTCGCACGACTGCTGCGCCAGTTCCACGACGCCGTGGAGAGCTTCCGCCCGGGGCCCGAACTGCAATGGCGTAACGGCAGTCGCGGCCTGGGGGACGGCGAGATCATCGGGCACAACGACGTGAGCCTCGCGAACCTGGTGGCGGACTCCACCGGCCGAATCCATTCGCTGATCGACTGGGACCATGCGGGACCGACCACTCGACGCCGCGAACTGGCTTATGCCGCATGGCATGTCGTCGGTCTGCACGCCCGCGATCACGCTCGGGCCCGGGGCTGGTCGAAAGCCCCCGACGTCGTGCGTCGCCTGCACATGTTCCTCGACGCGTACGGGCTCGACGACCGCGAAGGCTTCGTCGACGACATCATCGATCGCATCGGTGCGGCCGTCCGCTCATGCCGTGCGGCGGTGGACGCCGGCGATGGCGGTGCCCGGCCTTTCGTCGCGCTGTTGGAGGGCGACCTCGAGTTCGTCCGGCGGCACCGCGAAGCACTCGATCAGCCGAACCGCGCCTTGCGCACCCAGTCCGAATTCCAGATCTGA
- a CDS encoding tyrosine-protein phosphatase: MAVVDQYHLSGAWNFRDVGALRTNDGRAVRPGVLYRSSELCALDAAGQQNLRELGITDVIDLRSESEIAWNGHDVLPPGVTLHAASVHDDGQQNAPHEPARVVTPELFEAALEYAYSRFPLLPTGQRALAHTIRVVSEAPGGVLIHCAAGKDRAGWIIAALLRAGGITEADILADYLRSNEAVEPLRRHVIARNGDLSQLSDKILGVHGDFIAASWRTVDEQFGSFDAYLRQIGVDAPAVAALRARLLGETETPTVNSAKQSDLGAATY, translated from the coding sequence GTGGCCGTCGTCGATCAGTACCACCTCTCCGGTGCCTGGAACTTTCGTGACGTCGGCGCACTTCGAACCAACGACGGACGCGCGGTACGGCCCGGCGTGCTCTACCGATCGTCGGAACTGTGCGCGCTCGACGCGGCGGGTCAGCAGAACCTTCGCGAGCTCGGGATCACCGACGTCATCGACCTCCGCAGCGAGAGTGAGATCGCGTGGAACGGACACGACGTCCTGCCGCCGGGGGTGACGCTGCACGCCGCGTCGGTGCACGACGACGGTCAGCAGAACGCCCCGCATGAGCCCGCACGCGTCGTCACGCCGGAATTGTTCGAGGCCGCCCTCGAGTACGCCTACAGTCGCTTTCCGCTGCTGCCGACGGGACAGCGCGCGCTGGCGCACACGATTCGCGTGGTCTCAGAAGCGCCGGGCGGCGTGCTCATTCACTGCGCGGCCGGAAAGGATCGCGCGGGCTGGATCATCGCCGCGTTGCTGCGTGCAGGCGGAATAACGGAGGCCGACATCCTGGCCGACTATCTGCGGAGCAACGAGGCCGTCGAACCACTGCGCCGGCATGTCATCGCCCGCAACGGTGACCTCTCCCAACTCTCGGACAAGATCCTCGGCGTCCATGGTGACTTCATCGCCGCATCGTGGCGGACGGTCGACGAGCAGTTCGGCAGCTTCGACGCCTACCTGCGTCAGATCGGCGTCGACGCGCCCGCGGTCGCGGCCCTTCGCGCGCGCCTACTGGGTGAAACCGAAACTCCCACAGTGAATTCGGCGAAGCAAAGCGATCTTGGCGCGGCGACTTACTAG
- the fahA gene encoding fumarylacetoacetase, with product MTALDFTHDPSRRSWVTSAGSGDFPLQNLPFGVVAGPDGEPRGVVRIGDTALHLSGLAASGLLTGEAQAAAEAAATGTLNTLFALGSGPRTALRRALHALLIEGAPHQEAVAALLTPLRDVDVLLPARIGDYTDFYVGIHHARSVGALFRPGNPLLPNYKWVPIGYHGRASSVRVSGAPVIRPHGQLKAPDAPAPVLAPTRRLDFELELGVWIGPENRLGTPVGIDDAESHVAGYCLLNDWSARDVQTWEYQPLGPFLAKSFGTTVSPWVITPEALAPFRIPFERPDDDPAPLPYLDSPRHRAGGGLDIELEVRISTARMRADGEQPHPITRSSSRHMYWTVAQLVTHHTSNGCNLQPGDLLGSGTLSGPDAGSEGSLLELSRGGTGPITLPNGETRTFLEDGDEITLSARAHRPGAATIGFGECVAVIDPAITYP from the coding sequence GTGACCGCACTGGATTTCACGCACGACCCGAGCCGACGCAGCTGGGTCACGTCCGCCGGCTCCGGGGACTTTCCATTGCAGAACCTCCCGTTCGGCGTGGTGGCCGGTCCCGACGGCGAACCGCGCGGTGTCGTCCGGATCGGCGACACCGCTCTGCACCTGAGTGGACTCGCCGCGTCCGGGCTGCTCACCGGCGAGGCGCAGGCGGCGGCCGAGGCTGCAGCGACCGGAACACTGAACACCTTGTTCGCCTTGGGATCTGGCCCCCGCACAGCGCTTCGTCGGGCGCTGCACGCACTGCTCATCGAGGGCGCGCCGCATCAAGAGGCCGTCGCAGCGCTGCTCACCCCGCTGCGTGACGTCGACGTCCTGCTGCCCGCCCGCATTGGCGACTACACCGATTTCTACGTCGGGATTCACCACGCCCGCAGCGTCGGTGCCCTGTTCCGGCCCGGCAATCCCCTGCTCCCCAACTACAAATGGGTGCCGATCGGCTATCACGGGCGTGCCTCCAGCGTGCGGGTCAGCGGCGCGCCCGTCATCCGGCCGCACGGGCAACTGAAGGCTCCGGACGCGCCGGCGCCCGTACTGGCTCCCACCCGCCGCCTGGATTTCGAGCTCGAGCTCGGCGTGTGGATCGGCCCGGAGAACCGCCTCGGCACGCCGGTGGGAATCGATGACGCCGAATCGCACGTCGCCGGGTACTGCCTGCTCAACGACTGGTCAGCACGCGACGTGCAAACCTGGGAGTACCAGCCCCTCGGCCCCTTCCTCGCCAAGAGTTTCGGCACCACGGTCTCGCCGTGGGTGATCACTCCAGAAGCACTGGCGCCGTTCCGGATTCCGTTCGAGCGTCCCGACGACGACCCCGCTCCCCTGCCCTACCTCGACAGCCCGCGGCACCGCGCCGGCGGCGGCCTCGACATCGAGCTGGAGGTACGTATCAGCACGGCCCGGATGCGCGCTGACGGCGAGCAGCCGCACCCGATCACACGCTCATCCAGCCGCCACATGTACTGGACCGTGGCGCAACTGGTCACTCACCACACGAGCAACGGCTGCAACCTGCAGCCCGGCGACCTGCTCGGCAGTGGCACGCTGTCCGGACCCGATGCGGGGTCCGAAGGCAGCCTGCTGGAACTCAGCCGTGGCGGCACGGGCCCGATCACGCTGCCCAACGGGGAAACGCGCACGTTCCTCGAAGACGGTGACGAAATTACCCTCAGCGCACGGGCCCATCGCCCGGGGGCGGCCACCATCGGGTTCGGTGAGTGCGTCGCCGTCATCGACCCGGCCATCACCTACCCGTGA
- a CDS encoding phenylalanine 4-monooxygenase: MFEEAQLYAPVTRSGDDVTVHLAADHPGAVDPEYRARRNAIAALAMDWQPGTPPPVATYTDDEQEVWRIACAELHRLHQRRACTEYLQGRERLGLPEDRIPQLVEVNEKLGPLTGFQYVPAAGLVPLREFYGLLADGIFHSTQYIRHHSVPLYTPEPDLIHEVVGHGNCLAHERFAALYRLAGQAAQRVKTTEALEFVSKVFWFSLEFGVVRQHGEVRTYGAGLLSSYGEIQQIDVADLRPLHIARMGVQTYDITHYQPILFCARGFSEIEDVVGGFFADVDDDMVARLVHDAAQVTGR, from the coding sequence ATGTTCGAAGAAGCGCAGTTGTATGCGCCGGTGACGCGCTCGGGAGATGACGTCACCGTCCATCTGGCTGCGGACCATCCTGGCGCCGTCGACCCGGAGTACCGGGCCCGCCGCAACGCAATTGCGGCGCTCGCCATGGACTGGCAGCCCGGGACGCCGCCACCCGTCGCGACCTACACCGACGACGAGCAGGAGGTCTGGCGCATCGCGTGTGCCGAGCTGCACCGGCTGCACCAGCGCCGCGCCTGCACCGAGTACCTGCAGGGCAGGGAGCGGCTCGGACTTCCCGAGGATCGGATTCCGCAACTCGTCGAGGTCAATGAGAAGCTCGGGCCGCTCACCGGGTTCCAGTACGTGCCCGCGGCCGGCCTGGTGCCGCTGCGTGAGTTCTACGGACTGCTCGCCGACGGCATCTTCCATTCCACCCAGTACATCCGGCATCACTCCGTGCCGCTGTACACCCCCGAGCCGGACCTGATCCACGAGGTGGTCGGCCACGGCAATTGCCTGGCGCACGAGCGGTTCGCGGCGCTGTATCGGCTGGCCGGGCAGGCCGCACAGCGGGTGAAAACAACTGAGGCACTTGAGTTCGTCTCAAAGGTCTTCTGGTTCTCCCTCGAATTCGGTGTGGTGCGTCAGCACGGCGAAGTCCGTACCTACGGCGCCGGTCTGCTGTCGTCGTACGGGGAAATTCAGCAGATCGACGTGGCTGATCTGCGGCCATTGCACATCGCCCGAATGGGTGTGCAGACCTACGACATCACGCACTATCAACCAATTCTCTTCTGTGCCAGAGGGTTCAGCGAGATCGAAGACGTCGTCGGCGGCTTCTTCGCCGACGTGGACGACGACATGGTGGCGCGCCTGGTGCACGACGCCGCCCAGGTCACGGGTAGGTGA
- the hmgA gene encoding homogentisate 1,2-dioxygenase yields the protein MAEYQSGFGNSFESEALPGALPVGRNSPQRCAYGLYAEQLSGSPFTAPRAANKRSWLYRIRPSVAHWGDFTAVPGEHWRSAPDDAPAVPIAQMRWNPVPMPGQDTTFITGVHTMTTGGDVNTRSGFACSIYTITSSMVDAYFYNGDAEMLFVLEHGNVRFCTEFGIIDAEPCEIVVVPRGVKMRIEVPDGPARGYLCENYGSPFTLPERGPIGANCLANSRDFLTPVAAYEDRDVPSTMYVKWGGTLWRADVAQSPLDVVAWHGNYAPYKYDMRRFSPVGPVLFDHADPSIFTVLSSPSETPGTANVDFVCFPERWMVAEDTFRPPWYHMNVMSEFMGLVRGVYDAKPNGFVPGGISLHNCMTPHGPDANAFQAAITAELKPVKQEDTLAFMFETRFPQKVTSYAANSPQRQQDYADCWRGLTKRFDPGEP from the coding sequence ATGGCCGAGTACCAAAGCGGTTTCGGCAACAGCTTCGAAAGCGAGGCCCTGCCCGGCGCGCTGCCTGTCGGCCGCAACTCACCGCAGCGGTGCGCCTACGGCCTCTACGCCGAGCAGCTCAGCGGGTCGCCGTTCACCGCACCCCGCGCCGCCAACAAGCGATCCTGGCTGTACCGGATTCGGCCGAGCGTGGCCCACTGGGGCGATTTCACGGCGGTGCCCGGCGAACACTGGCGCTCGGCGCCCGACGACGCTCCTGCTGTTCCCATTGCCCAAATGCGTTGGAACCCTGTGCCGATGCCGGGCCAGGACACGACCTTCATTACCGGCGTCCACACGATGACGACCGGCGGGGACGTCAACACCCGCAGTGGATTCGCGTGCAGCATCTACACCATCACGTCGTCGATGGTGGATGCCTACTTCTACAACGGCGACGCCGAAATGCTTTTCGTCTTGGAGCACGGCAACGTTCGGTTCTGCACCGAATTCGGGATCATCGACGCCGAACCATGTGAGATCGTCGTCGTTCCCCGCGGCGTGAAGATGCGGATCGAGGTGCCCGACGGTCCGGCCCGGGGCTATCTGTGCGAAAACTACGGCAGCCCTTTCACTCTCCCCGAACGGGGCCCGATCGGGGCGAACTGTCTGGCCAATTCACGCGACTTCCTGACACCGGTCGCGGCCTATGAGGATCGTGACGTCCCCTCCACGATGTATGTGAAATGGGGCGGCACGCTGTGGCGGGCGGACGTCGCCCAATCACCGCTGGATGTGGTTGCCTGGCACGGCAATTACGCGCCCTACAAGTACGACATGCGGCGGTTCTCCCCCGTCGGCCCGGTGTTGTTCGACCACGCCGACCCATCGATCTTCACGGTGCTCAGCTCACCGAGCGAGACGCCGGGCACCGCCAACGTCGACTTCGTCTGCTTCCCCGAGCGATGGATGGTCGCCGAGGACACCTTCCGGCCACCGTGGTATCACATGAACGTCATGAGCGAGTTCATGGGACTCGTCCGCGGTGTGTACGACGCCAAGCCGAACGGCTTCGTGCCCGGCGGCATCAGCCTGCACAACTGCATGACCCCACATGGACCGGACGCCAACGCATTTCAGGCTGCCATCACCGCGGAACTCAAGCCGGTGAAGCAGGAAGACACGCTGGCTTTCATGTTCGAGACCCGATTCCCGCAGAAAGTCACGTCCTACGCTGCGAATTCGCCTCAGCGGCAACAGGATTATGCGGACTGCTGGCGCGGTCTGACCAAGCGATTCGACCCGGGCGAGCCGTGA